The Streptomyces phaeolivaceus genome has a window encoding:
- a CDS encoding glycerate kinase, with protein MDGTGKYIDTDTATDTAIPRVLIAADKFKGTLTAVQVAERVTAGLRRVLPDLAVEALPVADGGDGTVAAAVAAGFERREARVAGPLGEPVTAAYALRGDTAVVEMAEASGLQRLPEGVLAPLTASTYGSGELLRAALDAGARVIVFGVGGSATTDGGAGMLVALGARFLDAAGEPVGPGGGGLRALATADLSGLDERLASIDLVLASDVDNPLTGPKGAPAVYGPQKGASGEDVAVLDAALGHFAAVLEKTLGERAAGHALAPGAGAAGGIGYGALVLGARFRPGIEVMLDVLGFAGALEKATLVITGEGSLDEQTLHGKAPAGVAAAARAAGKEVVAVCGRLALAPEALGRAGIRRAYPLTDVEPDVSRCVADPGPILEAVAERIGRDFLI; from the coding sequence GTGGACGGGACCGGCAAGTACATCGACACGGATACGGCCACGGACACGGCAATACCGCGGGTGCTGATCGCCGCGGACAAGTTCAAGGGCACGCTGACGGCCGTCCAGGTCGCCGAGCGGGTCACGGCCGGGCTGCGCCGGGTACTGCCCGACCTGGCGGTCGAGGCACTGCCGGTCGCCGACGGCGGCGACGGCACGGTGGCCGCGGCGGTCGCGGCCGGTTTCGAACGCCGCGAGGCACGCGTCGCCGGGCCGCTCGGTGAGCCCGTCACCGCCGCGTACGCGCTGCGCGGGGACACGGCCGTCGTCGAGATGGCCGAGGCCAGCGGATTGCAGCGGCTCCCCGAGGGGGTGCTCGCCCCGCTCACCGCCTCCACGTACGGCTCCGGGGAACTGCTGCGCGCCGCGCTCGACGCGGGCGCCCGCGTGATCGTGTTCGGGGTCGGCGGCAGCGCCACGACGGACGGCGGCGCGGGCATGCTCGTCGCGCTCGGGGCGCGCTTCCTGGACGCGGCGGGGGAGCCCGTCGGTCCCGGGGGCGGCGGCCTGCGCGCCCTGGCCACGGCGGACCTGTCCGGCCTCGACGAGAGGCTCGCGTCGATCGACCTCGTCCTCGCGAGCGACGTCGACAACCCGCTGACGGGGCCGAAGGGCGCGCCCGCCGTGTACGGGCCGCAGAAGGGCGCGAGCGGCGAGGACGTGGCCGTGCTGGACGCGGCGCTGGGGCACTTCGCGGCGGTCCTGGAGAAGACGCTCGGGGAGCGGGCGGCCGGGCACGCGCTCGCGCCGGGGGCGGGGGCGGCCGGTGGGATCGGGTACGGCGCGCTCGTCCTCGGTGCGCGGTTCCGGCCCGGGATCGAGGTCATGCTCGACGTCCTCGGGTTCGCGGGGGCGCTGGAGAAGGCGACGCTGGTGATCACGGGGGAGGGGTCGCTGGACGAGCAGACCCTTCACGGGAAGGCTCCCGCCGGGGTCGCCGCGGCGGCGCGGGCCGCGGGCAAGGAGGTCGTGGCGGTGTGCGGGCGGTTGGCGTTGGCGCCGGAGGCGTTGGGGCGGGCGGGGATTCGGCGGGCCTATCCACTGACCGATGTCGAGCCCGATGTCTCGCGGTGCGTCGCCGACCCCGGACCGATCCTCGAGGCGGTGGCGGAGCGGATCGGGCGCGACTTCCTGATCTAG
- the ccrA gene encoding crotonyl-CoA carboxylase/reductase, translating to MKDILDAIQSPDSVSADFAALPLPESYRAITVHKDETEMFAGMQTREKDPRKSIHLDDVPVPELGPGEALVAVMASSVNYNSVWTSIFEPLSTFGFLERYGRTNDLAKRHDLPYHIIGSDLAGVVLRTGPGVNAWRPGDEVVAHCLSVELESSDGHNDTMLDPEQRIWGFETNFGGLAEIALVKSNQLMPKPDHLSWEEAAAPGLVNSTAYRQLVSRNGAAMKQGDNVLIWGASGGLGSYATQFALAGGANPICVVSSDQKADICRSMGAEAIIDRSAEGYRFWKDEQTQDPKEWKRFGKRIRELTGGEDIDIVFEHPGRETFGASVFVTRKGGTITTCASTSGYMHEYDNRYLWMSLKRIIGSHFANYREAWEANRLIAKGRIHPTLSKVYSLEETGQAAYDVHRNLHQGKVGVLALAPEEGLGVRDHAKRAQHIDAINRFRNI from the coding sequence GTGAAGGACATCCTGGACGCGATCCAGTCGCCGGACTCCGTGTCCGCCGACTTCGCCGCACTGCCGCTCCCCGAGTCGTACCGCGCGATCACCGTGCACAAGGACGAGACGGAGATGTTCGCGGGCATGCAGACCCGCGAGAAGGACCCCCGCAAGTCGATCCACCTCGACGACGTCCCGGTCCCGGAACTCGGCCCGGGTGAGGCCCTGGTGGCCGTCATGGCGTCCTCGGTCAACTACAACTCCGTGTGGACCTCGATCTTCGAGCCGCTGTCCACCTTCGGGTTCCTGGAGCGCTACGGCCGCACCAACGACCTGGCCAAGCGCCACGACCTGCCGTACCACATCATCGGCTCCGACCTCGCGGGCGTCGTGCTGCGCACCGGCCCCGGCGTCAACGCCTGGCGGCCCGGTGACGAGGTCGTCGCGCACTGCCTGAGCGTGGAGCTGGAGTCGTCCGACGGCCACAACGACACCATGCTCGACCCCGAGCAGCGGATCTGGGGCTTCGAGACCAACTTCGGCGGCCTCGCCGAGATCGCGCTCGTCAAGTCCAACCAGCTGATGCCGAAGCCCGACCACCTCAGCTGGGAGGAGGCCGCCGCCCCGGGCCTGGTGAACTCCACCGCGTACCGGCAGCTGGTCTCCCGCAACGGCGCCGCCATGAAGCAGGGCGACAACGTCCTCATCTGGGGCGCCAGCGGCGGACTGGGCTCCTACGCCACGCAGTTCGCCCTGGCCGGCGGCGCCAACCCGATCTGCGTCGTCTCCAGCGACCAGAAGGCCGACATCTGCCGCTCGATGGGCGCCGAGGCGATCATCGACCGCAGCGCCGAGGGCTACCGGTTCTGGAAGGACGAGCAGACCCAGGACCCCAAGGAGTGGAAGCGCTTCGGCAAGCGCATCCGCGAGCTGACCGGCGGCGAGGACATCGACATCGTCTTCGAGCACCCGGGCCGCGAGACCTTCGGCGCGAGCGTCTTCGTCACCCGCAAGGGCGGCACCATCACCACCTGCGCCTCCACCTCGGGCTATATGCACGAGTACGACAACCGCTACCTGTGGATGTCGCTGAAGCGGATCATCGGCTCCCACTTCGCGAACTACCGCGAGGCCTGGGAGGCCAACCGCCTGATCGCCAAGGGCAGGATCCACCCGACGCTGTCGAAGGTCTACTCCCTGGAGGAGACCGGGCAGGCCGCGTACGACGTGCACCGCAACCTCCACCAGGGCAAGGTCGGCGTCCTCGCGCTGGCCCCCGAGGAGGGCCTCGGCGTGCGCGACCACGCCAAGCGCGCCCAGCACATCGACGCCATCAACCGCTTCCGGAACATCTGA
- a CDS encoding HpcH/HpaI aldolase/citrate lyase family protein: MTAHPSPATTLPTGGSAAHPFNRLRPRRSCLAVPGSNPRFLEKAQGLPADQVFLDLEDACAPLAKPEARHTIVKFLNEGDWTGKTRVVRVNDWTTEWTYRDVVTVVEGAGQNLDCIMLPKVQTAQQIVALDLLLTQIEKTMGFEVGKIGIEAQIENAQGLNNVNEIATASQRVETIIFGPADFMASINMKSLVVGEQPPGYPADAYHYILMKILMAARANDLQAIDGPYLQIRNVEGYREVAGRAAALGFDGKWVLHPGQVEASNEIFSPSQEDFDHAELILDAYDYYTSEAGGKKGSAMLGDEMIDEASRKMALVISGKGRAAGMTRTSKFEIPEN; encoded by the coding sequence ATGACCGCCCACCCGTCGCCCGCCACCACCCTTCCAACGGGCGGCTCCGCCGCACACCCTTTCAACCGTCTGCGTCCGCGCCGCTCGTGTCTCGCGGTCCCCGGAAGCAACCCCCGCTTCCTGGAGAAGGCGCAGGGCCTCCCGGCGGACCAGGTCTTTCTCGACCTGGAGGACGCCTGCGCCCCGCTGGCCAAGCCGGAGGCGCGGCACACCATCGTCAAGTTCCTCAACGAGGGCGACTGGACCGGCAAGACGCGGGTCGTGCGGGTCAACGACTGGACGACGGAGTGGACGTACCGCGATGTCGTGACCGTCGTCGAGGGGGCCGGCCAGAACCTCGACTGCATCATGCTGCCGAAGGTGCAGACCGCCCAGCAGATCGTCGCCCTCGATCTTCTCCTCACCCAGATCGAGAAGACGATGGGCTTCGAGGTCGGGAAGATCGGCATCGAGGCGCAGATCGAGAACGCGCAGGGCCTGAACAACGTCAACGAGATCGCGACGGCCTCCCAGCGCGTCGAGACGATCATCTTCGGCCCGGCCGACTTCATGGCGTCCATCAACATGAAGTCGCTGGTCGTGGGCGAGCAGCCGCCCGGTTACCCGGCGGACGCCTACCACTACATCCTGATGAAGATCCTGATGGCCGCCCGCGCCAACGACCTCCAGGCGATCGACGGCCCCTACCTCCAGATCCGCAACGTCGAGGGCTACCGCGAGGTCGCGGGCCGCGCCGCCGCGCTCGGTTTCGACGGCAAGTGGGTGCTGCACCCGGGCCAGGTCGAGGCGTCCAACGAGATCTTCTCGCCCTCGCAGGAGGACTTCGACCACGCCGAACTGATCCTGGACGCGTACGACTACTACACGTCCGAGGCCGGCGGCAAGAAGGGCTCGGCGATGCTCGGCGACGAGATGATCGACGAGGCCAGCCGCAAGATGGCCCTGGTCATCTCGGGCAAGGGGCGGGCGGCGGGGATGACCCGGACGTCCAAGTTCGAGATCCCCGAGAACTGA
- the pssA gene encoding CDP-diacylglycerol--serine O-phosphatidyltransferase, with the protein MPEVDEVEDDAEEMPLSLRLSIADTLTLGNATCGFMAVYFTTTGILIPHLTGSQESGMARHSAATAVILMLCAAIFDLFDGLVARKLRSSPMGAELDNLSDLISFGLAPAYFVLVYGMVADDAHQRVAAVGAIVVLLAVVLRLARFSCVTVKDGTFQGMPSPFGALTVVSIVLLELPFVATLLAIIGTAWLMVSRVEYPKPRGPLAGAMLSWIVLSMGLLMAWAFDAPGGQLLLQTGCALQLVMGAVIPLFATARRVNNFRDNRRESRAAQLP; encoded by the coding sequence GTGCCCGAAGTCGACGAGGTGGAGGACGACGCGGAGGAGATGCCGCTGTCGCTCCGGCTGTCGATAGCGGACACCCTCACCCTCGGCAACGCCACGTGCGGCTTCATGGCCGTGTACTTCACCACCACGGGCATTCTGATCCCGCACCTCACCGGCAGCCAGGAGTCGGGCATGGCCCGGCACAGCGCGGCCACGGCCGTGATCCTGATGCTGTGCGCGGCGATCTTCGACCTGTTCGACGGGCTGGTGGCGCGCAAGCTCCGCTCCTCGCCGATGGGCGCGGAGCTGGACAACCTCTCCGACCTGATCAGCTTCGGCCTGGCGCCGGCGTACTTCGTCCTCGTCTACGGCATGGTCGCGGACGACGCGCACCAGCGGGTGGCGGCGGTGGGCGCGATCGTGGTGCTGCTGGCCGTGGTGCTGAGGCTCGCCAGATTCTCCTGCGTGACGGTGAAGGACGGCACCTTCCAGGGCATGCCGTCGCCGTTCGGCGCGCTGACCGTCGTCTCGATCGTCCTGCTGGAGCTGCCCTTCGTGGCGACGCTCCTGGCGATCATCGGCACGGCCTGGCTGATGGTGAGCCGGGTCGAGTACCCGAAGCCGCGCGGTCCGCTCGCGGGCGCGATGCTCTCCTGGATCGTCCTGTCGATGGGCCTGCTGATGGCCTGGGCCTTCGACGCCCCCGGCGGTCAGCTCCTCCTCCAGACCGGCTGCGCCCTGCAGCTCGTCATGGGCGCGGTGATCCCCCTGTTCGCCACGGCCCGCCGGGTGAACAACTTCCGCGACAACCGGCGCGAGTCACGCGCGGCGCAGCTGCCGTAA
- a CDS encoding phosphatidylserine decarboxylase, giving the protein MPHSQTSAPRDSLAGVRLARGASPWLLPTVATAALSLARARRSGAARAVAVPATALAAGMLWFFRDPEREIAQGRVISPADGVVQSIMPWKDGRTRVAIFMSPLNVHVNRAPLSGTVTSVEHIPGGFVPAFNKESENNERVVWHFDTELGDIEMIQIAGAVARRIVPYIPEGTKVEQGDRIGLIRFGSRVDIYLPEGVEIDVEVGQKTVAGVTRIDRD; this is encoded by the coding sequence ATGCCCCACAGCCAAACCTCTGCACCACGCGACAGCCTGGCCGGCGTACGGCTCGCGCGCGGAGCATCGCCGTGGCTTCTCCCGACCGTCGCCACCGCAGCACTCAGCCTCGCCCGCGCGCGCCGCTCCGGCGCCGCGCGCGCCGTGGCCGTACCCGCCACCGCGCTGGCGGCGGGCATGCTGTGGTTCTTCCGCGACCCCGAGCGTGAGATCGCCCAGGGCCGGGTCATCTCGCCCGCCGACGGAGTGGTGCAGAGCATCATGCCGTGGAAGGACGGCCGCACCCGCGTCGCGATCTTCATGAGCCCGCTCAACGTCCACGTCAACCGCGCGCCGCTCTCCGGCACGGTGACGTCCGTGGAGCACATCCCGGGTGGGTTCGTACCGGCGTTCAACAAGGAGAGCGAGAACAACGAGCGCGTCGTCTGGCACTTCGACACCGAACTCGGTGACATCGAGATGATCCAGATCGCCGGCGCCGTGGCTCGCCGTATCGTCCCGTACATCCCCGAGGGCACCAAGGTCGAGCAGGGTGACCGGATCGGGCTGATCCGCTTCGGCTCGCGCGTCGACATCTACCTGCCCGAGGGTGTGGAGATCGACGTCGAGGTGGGTCAGAAGACCGTGGCTGGGGTGACTCGCATTGACCGTGATTGA
- a CDS encoding protein meaA, translating to MSERQPAEGRQAKDRPWLMRTYAGHSTAEASNELYRRNLAKGQTGLSVAFDLPTQTGYDSDHILARGEVGRVGVPVAHLGDMRRLFQDIPLEQMNTSMTINATAMWLLALYQVVAEEQGLDAEAITRLQGTTQNDIVKEYLSRGTHVFPPGPSLRLTTDMIAYTVSHMPKWNPINICSYHLQEAGATPVQEIAYAMSTAIAVLDAVRDSGQVPAEKFGDVVARISFFVNAGVRFVEEMCKMRAFGRIWDRITRERYGIENAKQRRFRYGVQVNSLGLTEAQPENNVQRIVLEMLAVTLSKDARARAVQLPAWNEALGLPRPWDQQWSLRIQQVLAHESDLLEYEDIFEGSHVIEAKVAQLVEESFTEIERIQEMGGAMAAVESGYLKSQLVSSHAERRARIESGQEKIVGVNVFESTEPNPLTADLDAAIQTVDPAVEARVVKALRNWRDTRYQPPFNHPRPCKALERLKEAAKGTDNLMEATLECARAGVTTGEWAGALREVFGEFRAPTGVSSAPVAVSAEEGSAMSEVRRKVELTAKDMNVGKLRFLVGKPGLDGHSNGAEQIAVRARDAGFEVVYQGIRLTPEQIVDAALAEDVHAVGLSILSGSHAQLVPDVLDRLREAGAHDIPVIAGGIIPHADAAQLRAAGVAAVFTPKDFDITGIIGRIVDEIRKANKLDPLEVPA from the coding sequence ATGAGTGAGCGTCAGCCCGCCGAAGGCAGGCAAGCGAAGGACCGGCCGTGGCTCATGCGGACGTACGCCGGTCATTCCACGGCCGAGGCGTCCAACGAGCTGTACCGGCGCAACCTCGCCAAGGGGCAGACGGGTCTGTCGGTCGCCTTCGACCTGCCGACCCAGACCGGCTACGACTCCGACCACATCCTCGCCCGCGGCGAGGTCGGCCGGGTCGGCGTCCCGGTGGCCCATCTCGGTGACATGCGCAGGCTGTTCCAGGACATCCCCCTGGAGCAGATGAACACCTCGATGACCATCAACGCCACCGCCATGTGGCTGCTGGCGCTCTACCAGGTCGTCGCAGAGGAGCAAGGTCTCGATGCTGAGGCCATCACGCGGCTCCAGGGGACGACGCAGAACGACATCGTCAAGGAGTACCTGTCGCGGGGCACCCATGTGTTCCCGCCGGGACCCTCGCTCCGGCTGACGACGGACATGATCGCGTACACGGTCTCCCACATGCCGAAGTGGAACCCGATCAACATCTGCAGCTACCACCTGCAGGAGGCGGGCGCCACGCCGGTGCAGGAGATCGCGTACGCGATGTCCACGGCGATCGCGGTGCTGGACGCCGTACGGGACTCGGGGCAGGTCCCGGCCGAGAAGTTCGGCGATGTCGTCGCCCGTATCTCCTTCTTCGTGAACGCGGGCGTCCGCTTCGTCGAGGAGATGTGCAAGATGCGGGCGTTCGGACGGATCTGGGACCGGATCACCCGCGAGCGGTACGGCATCGAGAACGCCAAGCAGCGGCGGTTCCGGTACGGCGTCCAGGTCAACTCCCTCGGACTGACCGAGGCGCAGCCGGAGAACAACGTCCAGCGGATCGTGCTGGAGATGCTGGCCGTGACGCTCTCCAAGGACGCGCGGGCGCGTGCTGTCCAGCTGCCGGCCTGGAACGAGGCTCTGGGCCTGCCCCGGCCGTGGGACCAGCAGTGGTCGCTGCGGATCCAGCAGGTGCTGGCGCACGAGAGCGATCTGCTGGAGTACGAGGACATCTTCGAGGGCTCGCACGTCATCGAGGCGAAGGTGGCCCAACTGGTCGAGGAGTCCTTCACCGAGATCGAGCGGATCCAGGAGATGGGCGGCGCGATGGCCGCCGTCGAGTCCGGGTACCTCAAGTCCCAGCTGGTCTCCTCGCACGCCGAGCGCCGGGCCCGGATCGAGTCCGGCCAGGAGAAGATCGTCGGCGTCAACGTCTTCGAGTCCACCGAGCCGAACCCGCTCACCGCCGACCTGGACGCGGCCATCCAGACGGTCGACCCGGCCGTCGAGGCACGGGTGGTCAAGGCCCTCCGGAACTGGCGCGACACGCGCTACCAGCCGCCCTTCAACCACCCGCGCCCGTGCAAGGCGCTGGAGCGGCTGAAGGAGGCCGCGAAGGGCACGGACAACCTCATGGAGGCCACCCTGGAGTGCGCGCGAGCCGGGGTCACGACCGGCGAGTGGGCCGGGGCCCTCCGTGAGGTGTTCGGCGAGTTCCGGGCGCCGACCGGGGTCTCGTCGGCGCCGGTCGCCGTCTCCGCCGAGGAGGGCTCGGCCATGTCGGAGGTGCGCCGCAAGGTGGAGCTGACGGCGAAGGACATGAACGTCGGCAAGCTCCGCTTCCTGGTCGGCAAGCCGGGCCTCGACGGGCACTCCAACGGCGCCGAGCAGATCGCCGTGCGGGCCCGGGACGCGGGCTTCGAGGTGGTCTACCAGGGCATCCGGCTCACCCCGGAGCAGATCGTGGACGCGGCCCTCGCCGAGGACGTGCACGCGGTCGGGCTGTCCATCCTCTCCGGCTCGCACGCCCAGCTGGTCCCGGACGTGCTGGACCGGCTGCGGGAGGCGGGCGCCCACGACATCCCGGTGATCGCCGGGGGGATCATCCCGCACGCGGACGCCGCGCAGCTCAGGGCCGCCGGAGTGGCCGCCGTGTTCACCCCGAAGGACTTCGACATCACCGGGATCATCGGCCGTATCGTCGACGAGATCCGCAAGGCCAACAAGCTCGACCCCCTGGAGGTCCCCGCATGA
- a CDS encoding NUDIX domain-containing protein, whose product MTTSDFAAYLASLPRVLAGAAALFRDAEGRVLLVEPNYREGWALPGGTIESDDGETPRQGARRETLEEIGLDVVLGRLLAVDWVRWPGRQPLVAYVYDGGVLGEEDLRRIRLQEEELLSWRLVPRAELTDHLLGELGLRVLAALDALADGTGTVELENGVRVG is encoded by the coding sequence ATGACCACTTCGGACTTCGCCGCGTACCTCGCGAGCCTGCCCCGTGTCCTCGCCGGCGCCGCCGCGCTCTTCCGGGACGCCGAGGGGCGGGTCCTGCTCGTCGAGCCCAACTACCGCGAGGGATGGGCGCTCCCGGGCGGCACGATCGAGTCGGACGACGGGGAGACCCCGAGACAGGGCGCGCGCCGCGAGACGCTGGAGGAGATCGGGCTGGACGTCGTGCTCGGGCGGCTGCTCGCCGTGGACTGGGTGCGGTGGCCGGGACGGCAGCCGCTGGTGGCGTACGTGTACGACGGCGGAGTGCTCGGCGAGGAGGACCTGAGGCGGATCCGGTTGCAGGAGGAGGAGCTGCTGTCGTGGCGGCTCGTGCCGCGCGCCGAACTCACCGACCACCTGTTGGGGGAGCTGGGCCTGCGGGTGCTCGCCGCCCTCGACGCCCTGGCGGACGGCACGGGTACGGTCGAGCTGGAGAACGGCGTCCGGGTGGGCTGA
- a CDS encoding MaoC family dehydratase translates to MQFGRTYEEFEVGAVYKHWPGKTVTEYDDHLFCLLTMNHHPLHMDSNYAEKTTDFGKNVVVGNYIYSLLLGMSVPDVSGKAIANLEIESLKHVAPTFHGDTIYGETTVLDKWPSKSKNDRGIVHVETKGYKQDGTLVCVFRRKVMVPTETYIKERGGEQPGRPELKQQEK, encoded by the coding sequence ATGCAATTCGGACGCACCTACGAGGAGTTCGAGGTCGGGGCGGTGTACAAGCACTGGCCCGGGAAGACGGTCACCGAGTACGACGACCACCTCTTCTGTCTCCTCACGATGAACCACCACCCGCTGCACATGGACAGCAACTACGCCGAGAAGACGACCGACTTCGGCAAGAACGTGGTGGTCGGGAACTACATCTACTCGCTGCTGCTGGGCATGTCCGTGCCGGACGTCTCCGGCAAGGCGATCGCCAATCTGGAGATCGAGTCGCTGAAGCATGTGGCGCCGACCTTCCACGGCGACACGATCTACGGCGAGACGACCGTGCTCGACAAGTGGCCGTCGAAGTCGAAGAACGACCGCGGCATCGTCCATGTCGAGACCAAGGGCTACAAGCAGGACGGCACGCTGGTCTGCGTGTTCCGCCGCAAGGTCATGGTGCCGACCGAGACCTACATCAAGGAGCGCGGCGGCGAGCAGCCGGGCCGCCCCGAGCTGAAGCAGCAGGAGAAGTAG
- a CDS encoding acyl-CoA dehydrogenase family protein — protein sequence MARLAQTAGLTDIQQEILSTVRDFVDKEIIPVATELEHRDEYPQQIVDGLKELGLFGLMIPEEYGGLGESLLTYALCVEEIARGWMSVSGIINTHFIVAYMLKQHGTQEQKDHFLPRMALGEVRGAFSMSEPALGSDVSAITSKAVKDDGGTSRSSAAESGGEYVLNGQKMWLTNGGTSTLVAVLVRSDEGHPEGTAPHKSMTTFLVEKEPGFGEVRPGLTIPGKIDKMGYKGVDTTELIMDGLRIPANRVLGGTTGRGFYQMMDGVEVGRVNVAARGCGVAQRAFELGVRYAQQRHTFGKQIAQHQAIQFKLAEMATKVEAAHAMMVNAARKKDSGQRNDLEAGMAKYLASEYCKEVVEDAFRIHGGYGFSKEYEIERLYREAPMLLIGEGTAEIQKMIIGRRLLEEYRFQG from the coding sequence ATGGCACGACTCGCCCAGACCGCCGGTCTGACGGACATCCAGCAGGAGATCCTGTCCACCGTCCGCGACTTCGTGGACAAGGAGATCATCCCGGTCGCGACCGAACTGGAGCACCGGGACGAGTACCCGCAGCAGATCGTCGACGGCCTCAAGGAACTGGGCCTGTTCGGGCTGATGATCCCCGAGGAGTACGGCGGTCTGGGCGAGTCCCTGCTCACGTACGCGCTGTGCGTGGAGGAGATCGCCCGGGGCTGGATGTCCGTGTCCGGGATCATCAACACGCACTTCATCGTGGCGTACATGCTCAAGCAGCACGGCACGCAGGAGCAGAAGGACCACTTCCTGCCGAGGATGGCGCTCGGTGAGGTCCGGGGCGCCTTCTCGATGTCGGAGCCGGCGCTCGGTTCCGATGTGTCGGCGATCACATCGAAGGCGGTCAAGGACGATGGGGGCACCTCCCGCTCGAGCGCAGCCGAGAGTGGGGGGGAGTACGTCCTGAACGGTCAGAAGATGTGGCTGACGAACGGCGGAACGTCAACACTCGTCGCCGTACTCGTCCGAAGTGACGAAGGACACCCGGAGGGCACCGCCCCCCACAAGTCGATGACGACCTTCCTGGTCGAGAAGGAGCCCGGTTTCGGAGAGGTCCGCCCCGGCCTCACCATTCCCGGGAAGATCGACAAGATGGGCTACAAGGGTGTCGACACCACCGAGCTCATCATGGACGGACTGCGCATTCCGGCCAATCGCGTACTCGGCGGCACCACCGGCCGAGGGTTTTACCAAATGATGGACGGCGTCGAGGTCGGCCGGGTCAATGTGGCCGCACGTGGCTGCGGAGTCGCTCAGCGTGCTTTCGAACTCGGTGTCCGGTACGCCCAGCAGCGCCACACTTTCGGCAAGCAGATCGCCCAGCACCAGGCGATCCAGTTCAAGCTGGCCGAGATGGCTACCAAGGTCGAGGCCGCGCATGCGATGATGGTGAACGCGGCACGCAAAAAGGACTCGGGCCAACGAAACGACCTCGAAGCGGGGATGGCGAAGTACCTCGCCTCCGAATACTGCAAAGAAGTCGTCGAGGACGCTTTCCGGATCCACGGCGGTTACGGCTTCTCCAAGGAGTACGAGATCGAGCGTCTCTACCGTGAGGCGCCGATGCTGCTCATCGGTGAGGGTACCGCCGAAATCCAGAAAATGATCATCGGTCGTCGACTGCTCGAAGAGTATCGATTCCAGGGCTAG
- a CDS encoding ADP-ribosylglycohydrolase family protein: protein MTPTTAAPRTPPVGAVLADRVLGGWLGRIAGNMLGKPVEQGEVWTRERIHRYLRQAGALPLTDYLPEPATESDRRALRPEWRGCVRGRIHGSCRDDDIDYAILGLHLLETHGFGFSTEQVGDLWLLRLPYLQTFTAERAAYRNLARGLKPPLTATYENPYQEWIGALIRADVFGWTSPGLPVRAASLARRDAVLSHTGNGVYGAMWAAALVAAAFTAPGARAAVEEALAVIPASSRLARTVRRVVALYDAGLGWEDTLDTVGEETAGAGWIHVVPNAAVLTAGLLYGEGDFTETITLTVRGGLDTDSNGATAGSVAGVLCGAAVIPAHWKDPLEDTVRSAVFGFDGVRVSELAERTVRLAETSAH, encoded by the coding sequence ATGACGCCCACCACCGCCGCGCCCCGCACGCCCCCCGTGGGCGCCGTACTCGCCGACCGTGTCCTCGGGGGCTGGCTGGGCCGGATCGCGGGGAACATGCTCGGGAAACCCGTCGAGCAGGGGGAGGTGTGGACGCGGGAGCGCATCCACCGGTATCTGCGGCAGGCCGGGGCCCTGCCGCTCACCGACTACCTCCCGGAACCGGCCACCGAGAGCGACCGGCGCGCGCTGCGGCCGGAGTGGCGCGGCTGTGTGCGCGGCCGGATCCACGGCAGCTGCCGTGACGACGACATCGACTACGCGATCCTCGGCCTCCATCTCCTGGAGACGCACGGCTTCGGCTTCAGCACCGAGCAGGTCGGCGACCTGTGGCTGCTGCGGCTGCCGTATCTGCAGACGTTCACGGCGGAGCGGGCGGCCTATCGCAATCTCGCCCGGGGGCTGAAGCCACCGCTGACCGCCACCTACGAGAACCCGTACCAGGAGTGGATCGGCGCCCTGATCCGCGCCGATGTCTTCGGCTGGACCTCCCCCGGCCTGCCCGTGCGCGCGGCGTCGCTGGCCCGGCGCGACGCGGTGCTGTCGCACACCGGCAACGGGGTGTACGGCGCGATGTGGGCGGCGGCGCTGGTCGCGGCGGCGTTCACGGCACCGGGGGCGCGGGCGGCCGTGGAGGAGGCGCTGGCGGTGATCCCGGCGAGCAGCCGGCTCGCCCGGACCGTGCGGCGGGTCGTGGCGCTGTACGACGCCGGGCTGGGCTGGGAGGACACGCTCGACACGGTGGGCGAGGAGACCGCCGGGGCGGGCTGGATCCATGTCGTGCCGAACGCGGCGGTGCTGACCGCCGGGCTGCTGTACGGCGAGGGCGACTTCACCGAGACGATCACGCTGACCGTCCGCGGCGGTCTGGACACCGATTCAAACGGGGCCACCGCCGGGTCGGTGGCGGGCGTGCTGTGCGGGGCGGCCGTGATCCCGGCCCACTGGAAGGACCCGTTGGAGGACACCGTGCGCAGCGCCGTGTTCGGTTTCGACGGGGTGCGTGTCAGCGAACTCGCGGAGCGCACGGTGCGGTTGGCGGAGACCTCCGCCCACTGA